AGCTTATTGTACTCATTCACCTTCAGCTTGTATTCCTTGTTATCACGATACTTTAGCTTATTGTACTCATTCACCTTAAGCTTGTATTCCTTGTTATCACGATACTTTAGCTTATTGTACTCATTCACCTTCAGCTGGTATTCCTTGTTATCACGATACTTTAGCTTATTGTACTCATTCACCTTAAGCTTGTATTCCTTGTTATCACGATACTTCAGCTTATTGTACTCATTCACCTTACATTTGAATTGTTTATTCTCACGATACTTTACCTTACTGTACACATTCATTTTACGCCTATATTGCTCATGATTATGATATTTCACTCTGTTGTATTCATTGACTTTAAAGTtatgttgtttgttttctttatatttctttttactTGCTTCCTTTAAAGATTcattatataaaacatttttatgatatCTTTGCTTATTTAAAGATTTCATCTTTTTTTGGAACTGTTCATTGCTATAATACTTCTGCGTACTTTTGACTCTCTTACATGAGTAATAATTACGAAAGTAGCTTTTCCTCTTTACAGACAAACTGTATCCATCTTTAACATCTGAATCTAGCTTGTCGTGTTTAACATTACTTTGTGCCTTTACTCTTTGCCTTGTACACATATATTTTCCTTCATCCTGTTTACCGTTCTGACACAATTGAAAACACATTGGGCTCTTAGGCTGTCttacacaaatcacaacatCGTAATGATCATTAAAGTGCTGTAAATATATTCCTTGTTCGCACACTTTATCATCCACACAACTATACTTAAACCACTTCTCATTGTGATATGTATAGATATCTACCCCTAAATAATTAGCAGTTGCTTGAATTTCCACTTCAGTTGCCCATGACCCTACATACTTCATTCTTGAAGTGGACAAATAATCTTCAATAGATGTATATTTACTCTTCAACAAATTTTTGTAATCTGTACTATGCAATTCCATTTCTTTCACAACTGCAAGTCGAACAGCTCTATGAGCTTTTTGTGTATTGCAAACAGCTTGTGACACTGCTCGAAAAAAATTATTGCCATCGACAATAACACTGACTGTTTTACACGGACATCCCAATGGTCCAGTGTCTGCTTGGAAAACCACATCTTCATCATGACATTCTACGTGAAGTAGACTGcttaatttttgttttacttcatGACACAGTGGATTGAAATGAAACGTTCTGTCAATACTCTTTTCAATACAAATTACACCAGAGTTCAAATCACAGTCAGACATTGTTTTTGTATTCTTAGTACTTTCCACAAAGTCCTCTTTCTGTATCTTTACAACTTTACATTCTCTCTCATCTTCCAAACTTTCTAAGCATTTAGATGACCTTTTTTTACCCACTAATTTCTTTCTACCAGTTCCATCACTTTTTGCTTCAGAATCTAGCTTCTCACATTTAACATAACTTTGTACCTTTACACTTTGCTTTGTACACACATAATTCCCTGCATTCTGTTTACTGTTCTGACACAATTGATAACACATCTGGCTCTTAGGTTGTCTTACACAAATCACAACCTCGTAATGATCATTAGAGTGCTGCAAATAAATGCCTTGTTCACACAGTTTATCATTCACACAACTATACTTTAACCACTTCTCATTGTGATATGTATAGATATCTACCCCCAGATAATTAGCAGTTGCTTGAATTTCCACTTCAGTAGCCCATGATCCTACGTACTTCATTCTTGAAGTGGACAAATAATCTTCCATAGAAGTATATTCACATCTCAACATATTCTTGTAATCTGTACTATGCAATTCCATGTCTTTCACTACTGCAAGTCGAACAGCTTTATGAGCATTTTGTGTACCGAACACAGCTTGCGAAATTGCGCGGAAGTAACAGCTTCCGTCTCCAATAATACTCACTGTTTTACACGGACATCCCAAGGGTCCTGTGTCTGCTTGGAAAACAACACTTTCATCAACACATTTTTCATGTAGTAAACTGCTTAATTTTTGCTTCACTTCATGACAAAGTGGATTAAACTGAAATGTTTTGTCAATTCTACTTTGTACACAAATTACATCAGAATTCAAATCACAGTCAGAAATTGTTTTTGTAGTACTTTCCATAAAGTGCTCTTTCTTTGTCTTTACAACTTTACTTTCTCTCTCATCTTCCAAATGTTCTGTGCAATAAGATCTCTCTTTTTtacccattttttttttgttttctgatTGCCTGACAGATACTTTACTACTTTTTTCTGGAATTACATGAAGACCACTTATTTCAAATTCTTTCATTTTACCACCAACACATGCAGCAAAGTTCTCAATATGCTTCAAAACACAGCTCAATGAATTGTAATATACAATCACACTCAACCCATCACTATCAGGAATTCCAGTTGTACTACGTGCATGGGAATCAATCACAGCAAACTGTCCATTTTGCTTAATAATGGCACAGGTATTTCCATTCAATGTTAAAAAGCATGTTTCATATTGTTCAAACATTGTGTCCAGACCATGGACTAaaggcacacacacaccagcTGTTATCAAATCTCCATCATTTATATCTACAAATCCAGAAACACATTTGCCATATTCAAATTTGAACCTTTTCTCATTAAACACATATTCACAAGGCAGATCTGGAACACACAACCACTTCTGTGGTTTCGGATCACTAATACAGTTGTTTTCAAGCAAATAACCATACAAGTTATCACCAATAGTTAAGACATTGTCTAAATCTTTTGTTTCCCATGAAAAGACGTTATGTACACTATGCATTGCCATTGCAGCTAAACTAATTGCAACACATTGTTTTCCTGACCACTTCAACCTGCTATCACCTTGATGAAATGATCCACAGACACTCTGTCTTGCATTTGATGTACTGCCTTCTCGTCCTACAACATCACTGTTCACACAAGACAACACATCTGGGGAAGTCACCTCTTTGAACTTGCTATCACCTTGATGAATTGAACCACAGACACTCTGTCTTGCATTTGATGTACTTCTTTCTTGTACAACATcactgttcacacatgacaacATATCTGGTAAAGGCACCTCTTTGAACCTGCTATCACCTTGATGAATTAAGCTGCAAACACTCTGTCTTACATTTGATGAACTACTTTCTACTACAACATCATTGTTCACACATGGCAACATATCTGGTAAAGTAACCTCTACATTAATTCCACTTATTCTAAACGTATTAGCACTCAAGCTTTCCATTAAATTATTGACATGCCAAAACAAATCTTGCCAATTTGTGTTGAAAACAACAACTGCTGTACCTATATTTGATCCCAACCCACATGCATCGCGAATATTACAATCTACAACAGCATATACATCCCTGCATCTGATAATTGCACATgtttgtctgtttatctgtaCTAAACAAGATTCATAATTTAGAAAAATCTCTTGAAGTGTCTCATACAATTCTTCATGTCCTCTAGTCAGTGACTGCCCTTCTGAAACtttacacattttattaaaaatgcagTATTGCtcacttaatttaaaaggtaaaaGAGTTTTGCCATAACCTTTACATTTAGCTATGTCTTTAACCAGTTTAGTTCCCTCAGCATTAATATCCTCAAGACTTAGTTTCTGCCAGGTGCACACATTATGTATCTTATGTTTTACAATTGAAACTAAACTGCATGCTGCACCTATCACATCCTCATTCACAATTGCGGACTGCATTCGAACTGTATTGCCTACTAATATGGGCAAAACATTTGGACACTTGCAAACAGTGGTATCAGAATCATCTTTCTTACTTTTGTTGATCATTGCCTTTCGCCGCATTCGAAATCTCTTCAACTTAGGCATCTAAAAAAAACccacacaaaataacattacaATAACAGAAATTACACAACTAAAATAGTATTAAAACGAAAACAACTTACAGTAAACCAACAAGTTATTTCTGctaataatttaaacaaattactACAATTGATTTAAAtacctgaaaataaaacatatattaTATACTTTATTTGGAAACCACACACATTCTAAAATGTACATGCAATGAACTTCATTATCATTATCTGTTGAAATAAAGAATACAAGACATTGCACCTCATTAACTTAATGTTAAACTTATTTTATAACTTAAAAAGgttaacatttttattcattaagGCTTTTAACTTATTGCTTGAATACAGTCTTGGAAGAAAAAGTTCATGAATTacctacaaaaatacacagcaaAGCAAATTTGAAATACAATTTCATTTATGTGAACACTAATATGATGTGTCAATCAAAGTTcatgtacaataaaaaaaattataatatattaaaaagtttttttttgtacaaaaaacaacattacttgtactacactgaaaaaaatgattaattgaatttaatcaattttttaaggtaagtggttgcaatcaatttattaaagctacatttaaacaaaaaagattagtaacgtaaaataaaatataaaacttttgtttaaatgtagcttaaataaattgattgcaaccacttaccttaaaaaaattgattaaattcaatgaatcatttatttcagtgtacaataataattattttaagtcaaaacacattttcttgCCTTTTAACATGACCAGAAGCAGAAGCATAAGTCTATTGAATTCCAAATACGACCATTAAATGGATTTTTGAACTTTGGTCTTGTGTAAGGAAACAAACTCACTTCAAAGactcaaataatttaaatatttttttctacaaaATTACATTACAAACTGCTGCTCAGCTAATAGAATACAGTACAAAATAAATTCTTCATTTCATCAGTATTTAACTTATGTTCACAATTACACTACTACTAGCTACATCCTTTTATTTTTGCAATAAACATCAGCACAAGACCCATTAAGCATACCGTCTAGACTCTAGCCAATTCCAATATACAACCATTAAAGGAATTAACTTTGTAGTGTAAGGGAAATCAATGAAAAAATAAGCTAAATCACTTCAAAAACTCAATAATTTCTATATGCTtgtgtatatttattaaattagaTTAAGATATttgaacttttatttttattcataacaACACATTACTTAACAAAAATATCCAATAGTAAATTGAAATTACATGAACAgtcttttttattgtaacaacgAATGACcacttaacattaaaaatacTATTATCTCAATATACTTCTTTACTTAAGAATTTTTCACACCAATATATTTATACAAGTGACATATTTAACCCTTAAAAACTATTGTTgacacaaataaataacaaatgttttcacATACCTCAGGCTTTGTTGAAACTCaattaactgaaaataaaatccACAGGTGTATTCAAACGCTCTCGAAGCTCCAACAGGACTTTCAAGTTTTATCAAATGCTCACAAGTTGTATTCAACAGACCACTATCCTGAACTCTCAGCTTTTAACCGAAGTGTCATTAGGGGAGGAGCCACTCTGCCCCTCCAAATTCTCAATTTTTCCTAGCAGTTATGTTTTACCAATTGTTCATAAATGATCAGCACTAATATAAATCATAACAAAAAAGTCCTGAACATTAAATCAATTGcttcaaatatttcaatataaaaataacaaaagttaTAATAAACTATCTAAAGAGCATTGCTCAATTTACATTGCACGCATGGTAGAAATACTAACCTTGCACTTAGCTTGTATGTCAagctgtgtgtgtttgcgtgtgtgtgtgacacagaAAGGGATATTTTAGCCTACAAATGTTGTGTTTAAAGTGTTTGTTTGATGCCTTGATGACATGGAAAATTACTAATAAATCTCCAGTCCTTTGACTAATTTCAGGTAGCATGTAATATTTTTGATCGCAACATTGCATAGTTTGGGAGTTTATGATttaatcaataataatttagCACGAATTTAACAGTATTAACCTACATCGGTTTTAATAAAAGACAAAGTGCCTTCgtcaaaaaaatcataaaatctaACAGACTTCAGATCATGCTCTTTCAATTTCAACTCCGCGTGTATGCGCATCAATGTTATAACAACTTACAACGCATTGTTTACCTGTAAACAACTCATTTTCATTTCTGAGTGTCTTGTATTTCTCCCGTGTTTAGTTTTACGTGGCGCTGAAACACCCAGGAAATACCATATTGAATCTGCAATGCCAACTCACTTTTTCGCATACAAACAAAACCTACCTTCACAAACAACGGCTAAAACATGTAACAAGGTCGCGATTCAAAGGTAATGCAACTTTTACAAAACTTTTGAAAAACACAAATTTTCACAGAATCTGTCACATCACGCTTCTAATCAACAACACATTCAGCAAACGCGTCTGGTCGTCTCCGGTCAGTAGTCTTCTCTTTTCTTTCTTCTAAAAGGCAGCCTTTTGTACTCAACTTCAAATACGAGACGCTTCCGATCGTctccggcccagagtcgtcttCTTCTTCTAAAACTCTGCCTTTTGTAATCAACATCCAACGTTTTAAAAGTCCAAGTCAGCCTCACATCAAAATACAGACGATTCAGGTGTATCTCCGGCCTGGAATCATGTAATGTCTGGCGTACACCTACCTGCAATAAACAATTAGTATATTACCTGACCATTTTATCCAAATCAATACAATgctgcaacacacacacacatataaatatatactatTTACACATACACTGTTAAAACGTTTACTATGTACGCTTTTTTCATTTTCACACTAAAATATGAAGTAAATGTGAACGCTGTAAAATCTAGTATATTTGAATAATTAAATTTATAAATACTCCTCCTATGAATAATAAAGCAAAGcgatcattattattattgaagtccacgtaaattttttttaaatatcatcaAAGAACTTAAAGCAATGCAATAAAAATACCAAGTGAAATCtagataataataaacatttcattaaaaatgttaCATAGACATTGTTGATAATTTTgtgaatataatttaaataaaaacatttgttgaaTTAAAGTGATTTCAATTCATAATGAACCATCAATGATGAACAAACAAATGTACATacgttattttatttaacacaaGTAAAACACATGCCATTAAGTCTACATTCAACATGACACACTCTAAAAATTACAAACAATGTAGGcaacattttacaaaaacaataacctaaacatttttttaacttaacAATGATTCACTTTTGTATATTGACCTATACTAATCGCGTGTAGTCATCGGAGAGTCATGATGAAGAATTGGCACTGAGACGGCACATCTATAGCCCGCCAGCACAGAGCAGGACTAAAACACGTCTGATGCAGAAAAAACGAGATCTAGAGCCGAGAGATCATCAATATAACTGAATCTAAGCGAGTAAGCTCTGTACAGGAATGCTCTGTGATATTCcttttacataataaaaaatCACAATCAATCAAATGTTGTATTCTTCATCGTAACTGGACTTTC
The sequence above is a segment of the Misgurnus anguillicaudatus chromosome 1, ASM2758022v2, whole genome shotgun sequence genome. Coding sequences within it:
- the LOC141365384 gene encoding uncharacterized protein, which translates into the protein MPKLKRFRMRRKAMINKSKKDDSDTTVCKCPNVLPILVGNTVRMQSAIVNEDVIGAACSLVSIVKHKIHNVCTWQKLSLEDINAEGTKLVKDIAKCKGYGKTLLPFKLSEQYCIFNKMCKVSEGQSLTRGHEELYETLQEIFLNYESCLVQINRQTCAIIRCRDVYAVVDCNIRDACGLGSNIGTAVVVFNTNWQDLFWHVNNLMESLSANTFRISGINVEVTLPDMLPCVNNDVVVESSSSNVRQSVCSLIHQGDSRFKEVPLPDMLSCVNSDVVQERSTSNARQSVCGSIHQGDSKFKEVTSPDVLSCVNSDVVGREGSTSNARQSVCGSFHQGDSRLKWSGKQCVAISLAAMAMHSVHNVFSWETKDLDNVLTIGDNLYGYLLENNCISDPKPQKWLCVPDLPCEYVFNEKRFKFEYGKCVSGFVDINDGDLITAGVCVPLVHGLDTMFEQYETCFLTLNGNTCAIIKQNGQFAVIDSHARSTTGIPDSDGLSVIVYYNSLSCVLKHIENFAACVGGKMKEFEISGLHVIPEKSSKVSVRQSENKKKMGKKERSYCTEHLEDERESKVVKTKKEHFMESTTKTISDCDLNSDTQDPWDVRVKQ